In Centroberyx gerrardi isolate f3 chromosome 11, fCenGer3.hap1.cur.20231027, whole genome shotgun sequence, the following are encoded in one genomic region:
- the rab38b gene encoding ras-related protein Rab-38b produces the protein MTNHPSSSSGMQGARKEHLYKVLVIGDLGVGKTSVIRRYVHQTYSTNYRATIGVDFALKVLNWDSETVRLQLWDIAGQERFGNMTRVYYREAMGAFIVFDVTRPTSFEAVTKWKEDLDSKLMLANGQSIATVLLANKCDQGRDEFTNNGIKMDQFCKDNGFVGWFETSAKDNLNISEAANFLVKHIMATESDILKSVVPDTISPQLDSNRQMSCSGCFKP, from the exons ATGACCAACCACCCGTCGTCCTCCAGCGGCATGCAGGGCGCCCGGAAAGAGCACCTGTACAAGGTGCTGGTGATCGGAGACCTGGGGGTCGGGAAGACCTCCGTCATCAGGCGCTACGTGCACCAGACCTACTCCACCAACTACCGAGCCACTATTGGAGTGGACTTCGCCTTGAAGGTGTTGAACTGGGACTCCGAGACTGTCCGGCTGCAGCTGTGGGACATCGCAG gTCAGGAACGTTTCGGTAACATGACACGAGTGTACTACCGCGAAGCCATGGGAGCCTTCATCGTGTTCGATGTGACGCGGCCCACGAGCTTCGAGGCGGTCACCAAGTGGAAAGAGGACCTGGACTCCAAACTAATGCTGGCTAATGGACAGAGCATCGCCACCGTGCTGCTGGCGAACAAATGTGACCAGGGCAGAGACGAGTTCACCAACAACGGCATCAAGATGGACCAGTTCTGCAAAGACAACGGCTTTGTCGGGTGGTTTGAGACCTCCGCTAAG GACAATCTCAACATCAGTGAAGCTGCAAACTTCCTGGTCAAACACATCATGGCCACAGAGAGTGACATCCTGAAGTCAGTGGTACCAGACACCATCTCTCCGCAGCTCGACTCCAACAGGCAGATGAGCTGCTCCGGCTGCTTCAAACCATAA
- the grm5a gene encoding glutamate receptor, metabotropic 5a codes for MLKLALFLFVLFFCWCSYAQSNERRVLAHIPGDIIIGALFSVHHQPPADKVHERKCGAVREQYGIQRVEAMMHTLDRINADPTILPNISLGCEIRDSCWHSAVALEQSIEFIRDTLVSNEEEESQARCTGEEGSMLLQGKKPIVGLIGPGSSSVAIQVQNLLQLFNIPQIAYSATSMDLSDKSLYKYFMRVVPSDAQQARAMVDIVKRYNWSYVSAIHTEGNYGESGMEAFKDMAAKEGICIAHSDKIYSNAGEQSFDKLLEKLRGHLPKARVVACFCEGMTVRGILMAMRRRRLVGEFLLVGSDGWADRYDVTDGYQKEAAGGITIKLKSAYVTWFDDYYLNLKPNANLRNPWFPEFWQHRFQCRLRGQPPDSSTYNRTCNWKESLRHQYAQDTKMGFVINAIYSMAYGLHAMQQSLCPGYKGLCDAMRPIDGRQLLEFLMKTNFTGVSGETIHFDQNGDSPGRYEIMNFKRIGKDDYGYTHVGSWDQGGLRMDDEEIWTNGSDIIQSVCSEPCQKAQIKVIRKGEVSCCWTCTPCKENEFVFDEYTCRACVLGSWPTDDLTGCEPIPVQYVRWGDPEPIAAVVFACLGLMATLFVTSIFIKFWDTPVVKSSSRELCYIILAGICLGYLCTFSLIAKPHVVYCYLQRLGIGLSPAMSYSALVTKTNRIARILAGSKKKICTKKPRFMSACAQLVIAFLLILLQLGIIVALLIIEPPQVIYDYPSIREVHLICNLTTLGVVAPLGYNGLLILSCTFYAFKTRNVPANFNEAKYIAFTMYTTCIIWLAFVPIYFGSNYKIITMCFSVSLSATVALCCMFAPKVYIMLAKPEKNVRSAFTTSTVVRMHVGDAKNAANAAKSSSSMANLFRRRGSGQDNISSNGKSVTWAQNERSYRPNLWKRISIHVKKKEEVEVNQTAIIKPFSKGVDGSPDTGVEAEFDAESQVSQSFPAGTYQPCSPSQSALPTVSQHGAKARGFQGREDGEEAQALPAYVPEHSQHGGQPQGTTIMDQISCVVNSFTANISELNTMMLPGGVIISPPPGTTPMPPAPEGSPGPPQYLMPRGRQVPTTVTTYAEVAAVSNFCENRPLGGIYERVGGACVSSRRAKDMEELIALTPPSPFRDSSLGSNSNSPPSLSPGSDAEYDQLLLRHYSQSSSSL; via the exons ATGCTGAAATTagctctttttttgtttgttttgtttttttgttggtgtTCTTA CGCCCAGAGCAATGAGAGGAGAGTACTGGCACACATCCCCGGTGACATCATCATAGGAGCGCTGTTTTCTGTCCACCACCAACCTCCAGCTGACAAg GTCCATGAGCGAAAGTGTGGTGCAGTGCGTGAGCAGTATGGGATCCAGAGAGTTGAGGCCATGATGCACACTCTGGACCGGATCAACGCAGATCCCACTATCCTCCCCAATATCTCCCTTGGCTGTGAGATCAG GGACTCATGCTGGCACTCTGCTGTGGCGCTGGAGCAGAGTATCGAGTTCATTCGGGACACACTGGTGtccaatgaggaggaggaaagccAGGCGAGGTGCACCGGAGAGGAGGGCAGCATGCTGCTGCAGGGGAAGAAGCCCATCGTGGGGCTGATTGGACCAGGATCCAGTTCTGTGGCCATCCAGGTCCAAAACCTGCTCCAGCTGTTCAACATCCCACAGATAGCCTACTCTGCCACCAGCATGGACCTCAGTGACAAG AGCTTGTATAAATACTTCATGAGGGTGGTGCCATCAGACGCCCAGCAGGCCAGAGCTATGGTGGACATTGTCAAGAGATACAACTGGAGCTACGTATCCGCAATACACACAGAgg GTAATTATGGTGAGAGTGGTATGGAGGCGTTTAAAGACATGGCAGCGAAGGAAGGGATCTGCATCGCCCACTCTGATAAGATATACAGCAACGCCGGGGAGCAGAGCTTTGACAAGCTGCTGGAGAAACTACGAGGCCACCTGCCCAAAGCCAGGGTGGTGGCCTGCTTCTGCGAGGGCATGACGGTCCGCGGCATACTGATGGCCATGAGGCGGCGACGCCTGGTGGGAGAGTTTCTGCTGGTTGGGAG TGACGGCTGGGCCGACAGGTATGATGTCACTGATGGCTACCAGAAGGAGGCAGCCGGTGGCATCACTATAAAGCTCAAGTCGGCGTATGTGACCTGGTTCGATGACTATTACCTGAACCTGAAGCCCAATGCCAACCTGAGGAATCCCTGGTTCCCTGAGTTCTGGCAGCACCGCTTCCAGTGCAGGCTGAGGGGCCAGCCACCGGACAGCAGCACGTACAACCGCACCTGCAACT GGAAAGAGTCTCTGCGCCACCAGTATGCTCAAGACACCAAGATGGGCTTCGTCATAAATGCCATCTATTCCATGGCTTATGGTCTGCATGCCATGCAGCAATCCCTGTGCCCGGGATATAAG GGTTTGTGTGATGCCATGCGGCCCATTGATGGTCGCCAGCTGCTAGAGTTCCTGATGAAAACCAACTTCACTGGTGTATCTGGAGAGACCATCCACTTTGACCAGAATGGAGACTCACCTGGCAG GTATGAAATTATGAACTTCAAGCGTATTGGCAAAGACGACTACGGTTACACCCATGTGGGAAGCTGGGACCAGGGTGGCCTGAGGATGGACGATGAAGAGATCTGGACTAACGGCAGCGACATCATCCAGTCGGTCTGCTCTGAACCCTGCCAGAAGGCACAGATCAAG gTGATCCGTAAAGGAGAggtgagctgctgctggacctgTACTCCCTGTAAGGAGAATGAGTTTGTGTTTGACGAGTATACTTGTCGAGCCTGTGTCCTGGGCTCCTGGCCTACAGACGACCTCACAG GTTGTGAGCCTATCCCGGTGCAGTATGTGCGTTGGGGGGATCCAGAACCCATTGCTGCAGTAGTCTTCGCCTGTCTGGGCCTCATGGCCACACTTTTTGTTACTTCTATCTTCATCAA GTTTTGGGACACTCCTGTGGTCAAGTCATCCAGTCGTGAGCTGTGTTATATCATCCTGGCTGGGATATGTCTGGGCTACCTGTGTACCTTCAGCCTCATCGCCAAGCCCCATGTTGTCTACTGCTACCTCCAAAGGCTGGGGATAGGCCTGTCTCCTGCCATGAGCTACTCGGCTCTGGTCACCAAG ACCAATCGTATAGCACGGATCCTGGCAGGCAGCAAGAAGAAGATCTGCACCAAGAAACCACGCTTCATGTCCGCCTGCGCACAATTGGTCATCGCCTTCCTACTCATACTGCTGCAGCTGGGGATTATTGTGGCACTCCTTATCATAGAGCCAccacag GTGATCTATGACTACCCCAGTATCCGCGAGGTCCACTTGATCTGTAACCTGACCACGCTGGGGGTGGTGGCCCCGCTGGGCTACAACGGCCTGCTCATCCTCAGCTGCACCTTCTATGCCTTCAAG acTCGAAATGTCCCTGCCAATTTTAACGAGGCCAAGTATATCGCCTTCACCATGTACACCACCTGTATCATCTGGCTGGCCTTCGTTCCTATTTACTTTGGCTCCAACTACAAGATCATAACCATGTGCTTCAGTGTCAGCCTCAGTGCTACTGTGGCACTCTGCTGCATGTTTGCTCCAAAG GTGTACATCATGCTTGCCAAGCCAGAGAAAAATGTGCGCAGTGCTTTCACGACATCCACGGTGGTGCGCATGCACGTCGGTGATGCCAAGAATGCTGCTAATGCTGCCAAATCCTCCAGCAGCATGGCCAACCTGTTTAGACGCCGTGGCTCCGGGCAAGACAACATCAG CTCCAATGGGAAATCAGTGACATGGGCACAGAATGAGCGCAGCTACAGACCCAACCTGTGGAAGAGGATCTCCATCCATGtcaagaagaaggaggaggtagaggtcAACCAGACAGCCATCATCAAGCCCTTCTCGAAGGGAGTAGACGGGTCTCCGGACACCGGTGTCGAAGCGGAGTTTGACGCAGAGTCGCAGGTGTCTCAGTCCTTCCCGGCCGGCACCTACCAGCCCTGCTCCCCCTCTCAGTCAGCCCTGCCCACTGTCAGCCAGCATGGAGCGAAGGCAAGAGGCTTCCAGGGGAGAGAGGACGGCGAGGAGGCACAGGCTCTACCCGCCTATGTACCTGAGCATTCGCAGCATGGCGG CCAGCCTCAGGGCACGACCATCATGGACCAAATCAGCTGTGTGGTTAACAGTTTCACTGCCAACATCAGCGAGCTCAACACCATGATGCTGCCAGGCGGAGTCATCATCAGCCCGCCCCCTGGCACCACCCCCATGCCCCCGGCTCCAGAGGGCAGCCCCGGCCCGCCGCAGTACCTAATGCCCCGGGGCAGGCAGGTCCCCACCACTGTCACCACGTACGCCGAGGTCGCAGCCGTCTCCAATTTCTGCGAGAATCGACCGCTAGGAGGGATTTATGAGCGTGTGGGCGGGGCCTGCGTGAGCAGCAGAAGAGCCAAGGATATGGAGGAGCTGATTGCCTTGACGCCTCCCTCCCCGTTTAGAGACTCGTCTCTGGGCTCCAACAGCAACTCGCCCCCGTCCCTGTCCCCAGGCTCTGATGCCGAATACGACCAGCTGCTGCTGAGACACTACAGCCAGAGCTCCTCCTCGCTCTAA